The Actinomycetota bacterium genome has a window encoding:
- a CDS encoding beta-lactamase family protein, with amino-acid sequence MSPAFPRMLRFGVTTLFVAVMILPLSSCGSPSMPADLKVRLEQAVDDAMSEYGIPGAIVGVWSPKSGDVVILKGKADIEAGADMDSADRVRICSITKTFTVTVVLELVDEGKLRLDDRLAEFFPHIPNADRITIRQLCDMTAGVFNYSDDETFFKTYIEDPDKVWDPEELVALATAHPPDFPPGEGWKYSNTNAIILAMIVEKITGEDIASEIQSRLVDGLHLADTYYPRGTAIEGAHAHGYVAGDGGELIDATYLFNPSGMGASGAMISSLYDLKTWVTALAGGDLLSRDTQAQRTAFVPGDYDYFGIPVKYGLGILSCEGFLGHPGDGFGYTNAAFHSPETGTTIIVLLNRSPNEDGFMALTLFTRLARIMNAEDSR; translated from the coding sequence ATGAGCCCCGCTTTCCCGCGCATGCTCAGGTTCGGCGTTACCACGCTATTTGTGGCCGTCATGATACTGCCGCTGTCCTCCTGCGGCAGCCCGTCCATGCCGGCGGACCTGAAGGTCAGGCTCGAGCAAGCCGTCGATGATGCCATGTCGGAGTACGGGATACCCGGCGCCATCGTAGGGGTGTGGAGCCCCAAGAGCGGCGACGTGGTCATATTGAAGGGGAAAGCCGACATCGAGGCCGGAGCGGACATGGACAGTGCCGACAGGGTGCGCATCTGCAGCATAACCAAGACTTTCACGGTAACCGTCGTGCTCGAGCTGGTCGACGAGGGGAAGCTTCGCCTGGACGACCGGCTGGCCGAGTTCTTCCCGCATATCCCCAATGCCGACCGCATCACTATCCGGCAGCTCTGCGATATGACCGCCGGGGTATTCAATTACTCCGACGACGAGACGTTCTTTAAGACATACATCGAGGACCCGGACAAGGTGTGGGATCCCGAGGAGCTGGTGGCCCTCGCCACCGCCCATCCACCCGACTTCCCGCCGGGTGAAGGCTGGAAGTACTCCAACACCAACGCGATAATCCTGGCCATGATCGTCGAGAAGATAACGGGCGAGGATATCGCCTCGGAGATCCAATCGAGGCTGGTTGACGGCTTGCATCTGGCCGACACCTACTACCCGCGGGGAACCGCCATCGAGGGCGCCCACGCGCATGGATACGTCGCGGGAGACGGGGGGGAGCTTATCGATGCCACCTACCTCTTCAACCCCTCGGGGATGGGCGCTTCCGGAGCGATGATATCCAGTCTCTATGATTTGAAGACCTGGGTGACCGCGCTCGCCGGCGGCGACCTCCTCAGCCGGGACACGCAGGCACAGCGGACCGCCTTCGTCCCGGGTGATTACGATTACTTCGGTATTCCGGTCAAGTATGGCCTCGGGATACTGTCCTGCGAAGGGTTCCTCGGACACCCCGGTGACGGATTCGGCTATACCAACGCGGCCTTCCACTCACCCGAGACCGGCACGACCATCATCGTGCTTTTGAACAGGTCCCCCAACGAGGACGGGTTCATGGCGCTTACCCTCTTCACCCGGCTCGCGAGGATAATGAACGCCGAGGACTCCAGATAA
- the cas2 gene encoding CRISPR-associated endonuclease Cas2: MRKYYLVCYDVSDAKRLRRTHKLMRGFGDPLQYSVFICFLSKVEKVVMLSKLNDEINSREDRVLVVDIGPDSKRTRAAIEYFGIQEKLRDEECFVL, encoded by the coding sequence ATGAGAAAATACTATCTTGTTTGCTACGATGTCTCTGATGCAAAACGCTTGAGGAGGACCCATAAGCTCATGAGGGGGTTTGGGGATCCTCTGCAGTACTCGGTGTTTATATGCTTTCTTTCAAAAGTGGAAAAGGTTGTTATGTTGTCTAAGCTGAATGATGAGATAAACAGCAGAGAGGACAGAGTGCTGGTTGTTGACATAGGGCCCGATTCAAAGCGCACCAGGGCAGCGATCGAGTATTTTGGAATACAGGAGAAGCTGAGGGATGAGGAGTGTTTTGTTCTTTGA
- the cas1 gene encoding CRISPR-associated endonuclease Cas1 — MNDSDLIPVRYLNEYAYCPRLGYLEWVESEFVDNYYTLDGRFKHKRVDAQSDKVTEEGEGDKAHRRSVYLSSKKLGLTGRIDLVEHEGERATPVEYKRGKVPDTPERAYEPELVQVCAQALLLRESGYSCDRGIIYFIDSKTRIEVDIDEALVSRTLSLLESFRELVNKGEIPAPLNNSVKCIGCSLAKICMPDEVRLLSEAVEKDEEDRYRRLVPARDDAVPVYIIGQGSYVRLDGDCITVTSPPPEQERETIRLIDVSQLNVYGNVQITTQALREFCERSIPVSYFSTGGWFYGITHGHTSKNVHLRIAQYDAFRDGERSLEFARKIIQGKIKNCRTIIRRNSTEDETTTLKALAACGKYAVRANSMEELLGIEGNAAHIYFAVLPRLIKPRGTDELEFNFEGRNRRPPLDPVNAMLSFLYAILVKEITVTAYAVGLDPYLGLMHRPRHGKPALALDLMEEMRPIIVDSVVLTMINNGEAAGKDFIKGMGSVHMSDGLRKRAIRAYERRMSTLIKHPKFGYTISYRRVLEVQARLFSRFLMGEISEYPAFCTR, encoded by the coding sequence ATGAACGACTCAGACCTGATACCCGTTCGCTACCTCAATGAGTATGCTTACTGCCCGCGACTGGGTTATCTCGAATGGGTGGAATCGGAGTTCGTCGACAATTACTACACCCTCGATGGCAGGTTCAAGCATAAGAGGGTGGATGCACAATCCGATAAGGTGACTGAGGAGGGTGAGGGGGATAAGGCGCACCGCCGATCGGTATATCTTTCATCCAAAAAGCTAGGGCTCACCGGCAGGATAGACCTGGTGGAGCACGAGGGCGAGAGGGCTACTCCCGTAGAATATAAGCGCGGTAAGGTGCCCGATACGCCGGAGAGAGCTTATGAGCCGGAGTTGGTGCAGGTCTGCGCCCAGGCATTGCTGCTGCGCGAAAGCGGTTATTCCTGCGATAGGGGTATCATCTATTTCATAGATTCTAAGACCAGGATCGAGGTCGATATAGATGAGGCCCTTGTTTCAAGGACCCTTTCACTTCTCGAATCGTTCAGGGAATTGGTAAACAAAGGAGAGATTCCTGCCCCGCTCAACAACAGCGTGAAATGCATTGGCTGCTCACTCGCAAAAATCTGCATGCCCGATGAGGTGCGCCTGCTGTCAGAAGCCGTGGAGAAAGACGAAGAGGACCGTTACAGGAGGTTGGTGCCGGCGCGGGACGACGCGGTTCCCGTCTATATCATAGGACAAGGCTCCTATGTGCGCCTGGACGGCGATTGCATAACCGTGACCAGCCCACCTCCCGAACAAGAGCGGGAGACCATAAGGCTGATCGATGTCTCTCAATTGAACGTATATGGTAATGTCCAAATTACGACGCAAGCCTTGAGAGAGTTCTGTGAAAGATCCATACCCGTGAGTTACTTTTCCACGGGAGGCTGGTTTTACGGCATAACCCATGGTCATACCAGCAAGAACGTCCATTTGCGAATAGCTCAATATGATGCTTTCAGAGACGGGGAGAGATCGCTGGAGTTCGCACGGAAGATAATACAGGGAAAGATCAAGAACTGCCGAACCATCATAAGGAGAAATTCGACAGAGGACGAGACCACGACGCTGAAGGCGCTTGCGGCATGCGGAAAGTATGCTGTGAGGGCTAACTCCATGGAGGAACTCCTCGGAATTGAGGGAAACGCTGCGCATATCTATTTTGCGGTATTACCTCGGCTTATAAAGCCCAGGGGTACAGACGAGCTCGAATTCAACTTCGAGGGAAGAAACCGAAGGCCACCCCTGGACCCGGTCAATGCCATGCTCTCATTCCTGTATGCGATTCTGGTAAAGGAAATCACCGTGACTGCATATGCGGTCGGTCTCGATCCCTATCTCGGCTTGATGCATAGACCTCGACACGGGAAGCCGGCCCTTGCCCTTGACTTAATGGAAGAGATGAGGCCCATCATCGTAGATTCGGTGGTACTTACCATGATCAACAACGGAGAGGCTGCGGGTAAGGATTTCATCAAGGGGATGGGAAGCGTGCACATGAGCGATGGATTGAGAAAAAGGGCAATAAGGGCTTATGAAAGGAGAATGAGTACACTTATAAAGCATCCGAAGTTCGGATACACGATAAGCTACCGAAGAGTGCTGGAAGTGCAGGCTCGTTTATTTAGCAGGTTCTTGATGGGGGAGATCAGTGAATACCCGGCATTCTGTACGAGGTAG